A genome region from Bufo gargarizans isolate SCDJY-AF-19 chromosome 2, ASM1485885v1, whole genome shotgun sequence includes the following:
- the LRRC4B gene encoding leucine-rich repeat-containing protein 4B: MVTNHCTNRMLGLKIFRMILKQVLLISWVSSLALGGTSPTSCPAACSCSNQASRVACTRKELVEVPESISVNTRYLNLQENIIQVIKTDTFKHLRHLEILQLSKNLIRKIEVGAFNGLPNLSTLELFDNRLTTVPTQAFEYLSKLRELWLRNNPIESIPSYAFNRVPSLRRLDLGELKKLEYISEAAFEGLVNLRYLNLGMCNLKDIPNLTALVRLEELELSGNRLEMIRPGSFQGLTSLRKLWLMHAHIATIERNAFDDLKSLEELNLSHNNLMSLPHDLFTPLHRLERVHLNHNPWHCNCDVLWLSWWLKETVPNNTTCCARCHSPPNLKTRYIGELDQSHFTCYAPVIVEPPTDLNVTEGMAAELKCRTGTSMTSVNWLTPNGTLMTHGSYRVRISVLHDGTLNFTNVTVQDTGQYTCMVTNSAGNTTASATLNVSAAADPSTTDYTYFTTVTVETMDSSSEEIKPTEKEPGPTTTVRWGITYSTTSLTPRSTRSTEKTFTIPITDVTENIMKDLDDVMKTTKIIIGCFVAITFMAAVMLIAFYKLRKQHQLHKHHGPTRTIEIINVEDEIPATAPGDNHMALPAIEHDHLNHYTAFKSHYNNNTGTLNCAKNPMLNSIHEPLLFKSSSKENVQETQI, encoded by the coding sequence ATGGTCACCAACCATTGCACCAACAGGATGCTTGGTTTGAAGATTTTTAGAATGATTTTGAAGCAAGTTTTACTTATCTCATGGGTCTCATCCCTGGCCCTGGGAGGAACATCTCCAACCTCTTGTCCTGCTGCCTGTTCTTGCAGCAATCAGGCCAGTCGGGTTGCATGTACACGAAAAGAACTGGTAGAAGTGCCAGAAAGCATCTCAGTCAATACGCGATACCTGAACCTTCAGGAGAACATTATTCAGGTTATCAAAACAGACACTTTTAAGCACCTTCGACATTTGGAAATACTACAGCTCAGCAAAAATCTTATTCGGAAGATTGAGGTTGGTGCTTTTAATGGACTCCCAAACTTGAGCACATTGGAGCTTTTTGATAATCGCTTGACCACTGTTCCCACTCAAGCCTTTGAATATCTATCCAAGCTAAGGGAGCTGTGGCTAAGAAATAATCCTATTGAAAGTATCCCATCATATGCTTTCAACAGAGTTCCTTCTTTAAGACGACTTGATTTGGGAGAATTGAAGAAGTTGGAGTATATTTCTGAAGCTGCTTTTGAGGGTCTTGTAAACTTAAGATATCTAAATCTGGGCATGTGCAATTTAAAAGATATACCCAACTTAACAGCATTGGTCAGATTGGAAGAATTAGAATTGTCTGGAAATCGTCTAGAGATGATTCGCCCTGGTTCCTTTCAGGGGCTGACAAGCCTGAGAAAGTTATGGCTGATGCATGCTCATATTGCAACCATAGAACGCAATGCCTTTGATGATTTGAAATCTTTAGAGGAACTTAATCTTTCTCACAACAATTTAATGTCTCTTCCCCATGATCTTTTTACTCCTCTTCACCGCCTGGAGCGAGTACACCTTAACCATAATCCTTGGCATTGCAACTGTGACGTTTTGTGGTTAAGCTGGTGGTTAAAAGAGACCGTACCGAACAATACAACCTGTTGTGCACGTTGTCATTCCCCACCGAACTTAAAGACTAGATACATAGGAGAACTAGATCAGAGTCACTTCACGTGCTATGCCCCAGTAATAGTGGAACCTCCCACTGACCTCAATGTAACTGAGGGCATGGCTGCTGAGCTCAAATGCAGAACTGGCACATCAATGACATCTGTCAACTGGTTAACGCCAAATGGGACACTGATGACTCATGGTTCCTATAGAGTACGTATCTCTGTTTTACATGACGGCACACTGAATTTTACAAATGTTACGGTACAGGACACAGGACAATACACATGTATGGTCACAAATTCAGCAGGAAATACAACAGCCTCTGCCACTCTTAATGTTTCCGCTGCAGCTGATCCCTCGACCACTGACTATACTTACTTTACAACGGTTACAGTGGAAACTATGGATTCCTCCTCCGAGGAAATTAAACCTACTGAAAAAGAACCCGGTCCAACAACGACAGTTCGATGGGGGATAACATATTCTACCACATCCCTTACTCCACGAAGTACCCGTTCCACAGAAAAGACGTTTACTATTCCAATAACTGATGTGACAGAGAACATCATGAAAGATCTCGATGATGTCATGAAGACAACAAAGATCATTATAGGGTGCTTTGTGGCCATCACATTTATGGCAGCTGTTATGTTAATTGCATTTTACAAACTTCGTAAACAGCACCAGCTACACAAACATCATGGGCCAACACGAACTATTGAAATTATCAATGTGGAAGATGAAATACCAGCGACAGCCCCGGGAGACAACCACATGGCACTCCCAGCTATTGAGCATGACCACCTTAACCATTATACAGCATTTAAATCCCATTATAACAACAATACAGGAACACTTAACTGTGCCAAAAACCCCATGCTCAACTCCATTCATGAACCCCTTCTGTTCAAAAGCAGCTCAAAGGAAAATGTACAAGAAACACAAATTTAA